The stretch of DNA CCGGCGTGTCCACATCATCTGGCACGGGGACTATGAGTCCGAGGTCGGCAAGTCGATGATCAACTGCGACCCGAACGGCCCGATCGCCATGATGGTCACCGACATCTCCTTCGACCCGCATGCGGGCGAGGTCGCCACCGGCCGTCTCTTCTCCGGCACCCTCCGCCGGGGCGGCGAGGTCTACATCTCCGGCACCGCAGGCAAGTCCAACCGTCTCCAGCAGGTCGGCATCTTCATGGGCCCTGAGCGTATCGAGGTCGAGAGCCTCTGCGCCGGCAACATCGCCGCCGTCACCGGTCTGAGAGACGCCATCGTCGGCTCCACCGTCACCTCCCTGATGGAGATGACCCCGTTCGAGTCCCTCCAGCACTACTCCGAGCCCGTCATGACCGTCGCCGTCGAGGCGAAGAACATGAAGGACCTCCCGAAGCTCGTCACCGTGTTGCGGCAGGTCGCAAAGGAAGACCCGACCGTGCGCGTCACGATCAACGAGGAGACCGGCGAGCACCTGATCTCCGGCATGGGCGAGCTCCACCTGGAGATCATCACCGGCCGTATCAAGCGCGACAAGGGCGTCGAGATCCTCACCTCCCCGCCGATCGTCGTCTACCGCGAGACCCCCACCCAGAAGGCCGGCCCGGTCGAGGGCAAGTCCCCGAACCGGCACAACAGGTTCTACATCGAGCTGGAGCCGATGCCTGAGGAGCTCGTCAAGATGATCAAGGACGGCGATATCACGATGAACATGTCCGAGCTTGAGCGGCGTGACGCCCTGCTCAAGGGCGGTCTCGAGAAGGACGAGGCAAAGAACCTCAAGGCGATCGAGGCGACGAACATGTTCTTCGACATGACCAAGGGTATCCAGTACCTCAACGAGACGATGGAACTCGTCCTCGAAGGCTGGCGCGAGGCCCTTGCGGGCGGTCCGCTCGCCGAGGAGCAGGTGCAGAACCTGAAGATCCGTCTCGTCGATGTGAAGCTCCACGAGGACGCGATCCACCGCGGTCCGGCGCAGGTGATCCCGGCCGTCCGTTCGGCCGTGAAGGCCGGTATCCTGATGGCCGGCGACTCCCTCCTCGAACCGATGCAGAAGATCCAGATCACGGTCCCGATGGACCAGATGGGCGCTGCAACCGGGCAGATCCAGGGCCGCCGCGGCCAGGTCTTCGACATGCAGAGCATGGGCGACTCGATCACCGTCACGGGCAAGGCCCCGGTCGCAGAACTCTTCGGGTTTGCGGGCGACCTGCGCTCGGCGACCGAGGGTCGTGCGATGTGGTCCACCGAGTTCGCCGGTTTCGAGGTCGTTCCCCAGGGCCTCCTCCCCGAGGTCGTCAAGGCGATCCGGAAGAGGAAGGGTCTCAAGGAACAGATCCCGCGGCCTGACGACTATCTGGCGTGAGCGTCGGGCGTACCCATTCCCGGGGATACCCTCCCCGCAATCATTTTTTGTCCATTTCTTTCCGGAGCGGGCAGTGTCGAGACTTTCAGGGAGCGGTCTCTGCGGCGCGGCCATCGCTGCTTTTATGTCCCTTCACTGCGAGTCCTCCTGTCGATGCCATGGGGTTCGGTCAGGATCGGCGACGAGGTCTATGACGGTGACGTCGTCGTGCACCCGGGCGGTCGGGTGGAGAAGCGGAAGAAGAAACGCTCGAAGCACCTGAGGGGAGAGTACGGTCACACGCCTCTGAGCGAGGCAGAACTCGGGTTTCTGGAAGAGGAGCGCCCGGAGGTCGTGTACATCGGCACGGGCTACGAGGGTGCCCTGCCCATCACGCCGGGGGCGAGGGCGATGCTGGAGGGTTACGAGACGGTGATCGCCCCGACCCCCGAGGTCGAGGCGCGTATGGGCCAGGAGCGGCGGCGGTTTGCCGCCCTCGTCCACGTGACCTGCTGATCAGCGCAGCGTCGCAACGTATTCCTCTATCGGCACCGCCTGTTCTTTGTAATGCCGAAAGAGCCGCTCGCCCCACCTCACCGCCCCCTCGGTCCTGCCGACCAGGTCGTGCACGGTGTCGTAGGTGCCGTCAGGGTTACAGAGTCCAAAGGAGAGGGCGCTGTCGGTGACGGTGAGCCCGACCGTGACCGGGACGGTCGAGACATAGAGCCTGAAGGTGGGGAAGGCCGCGGGGTCTCTCCCCTTTTTTACGATTTCCTCCTCCCAGAGGGCGCCGGCAAGTTCAGGCGTGATCACCAATTCGATCTCTGCCCCGGCGACCGCCCGCTCCCAGATCGCCGCGGCGATCTGCGGCAGGGAATAGTTCGAGACCCCGTGGAGCCATCCCGCCTCCCTGATGATCTCCAGGTAATACGCGAACCCCTGCTCCGCGCTCACCGGCTGGTCCACGACCAGCCCGGCATTGATAAGGTCTCCGATCTCTTTTATGGCGATTTCCGGGACGCCGCTTGTGGCATGGCTCTCGAAAAATTCGTTGAACCGGTCGATGGTGGCGATCGTCCTGCTGCAGCGGTCGAGGAAAGTGAGGTAGGCCCGGCCTTTCCCGGTCAGGGAGAAGGCACCGTCCGTCTCCGAGATATGGCCGTTGGAGCGCATCCACGCCAGGATCTCCGGGTCTGCACGTTCCGGGCATTCGAACGCCTCGATATAGGCGGGCAGGGTCAGGCGGCCGATATCGTCGAGCACACCCTCGGCGACGAGGGGCATAGGCGGGAGGGATGAGCCTGACCTGCCATAGAGCGTCTGAAAGAGCCTGGAGGCGCAGGCGAGGAGCCGGCCTGCCAGGAGTTCCCCGCTCCTGGTGAGACGGTAGCGCCCCCACTCATGGACGACGATCCCGCGCTGCCTGAGGTCGCGGAGGATCGGTTCGGTCTCGCCCCGCCGGCACCCGGTGATGACGGCGAGATGGGCCGGGGGCTGCGCGCCGCGCACGAGCGCCACAAGGATGCGGACCGTCGCCGGCGTGGTGTACAATCCGATCTGGCCGGGATCGATGCGGCAGTCTGACCTTTCGTGTGCGTACATCTGTTCTCCCATGTATAGATCGGTTCAGACCCTCAATCTTTCTGCCGTCTCTGCCCCGGCGAGGAACTCCCTGACGAGACGGAGGTAGTCGGCGGTGTCCTCCAGGTGGTGCTCGTGCGACGCCCCTTCGAAGACGGCGATCTCCGATCCCGGCATCATGCGGTGGTAGTACGCCGTCGTCGCCGGGGTCGCCTCGTCGAACTCCCCGCAGGTGAAGAGGGCGGGGACCCCGATCTCGTGGAGGCGTTCGGCGCGCTCGAAGTCCCTGAGGCTGCCGGTGATGGTGAACTCGCTCGGCCCCCACATCTGCAGGTATATTTCGGTGTTCAGGCGCTCGAAGGACCGCGTCAGGCACGCCGGCCAGGGGTCGAGGCGGCAGAGGTGGCGGCGGTAATAGGCCATCATCGCCTCCCCGTAGGCGGGGTCGTCGTAGACGCCTGTCTCCTCGGCGCGGAGGACCGCCTGCCGGTGCTCCTCAGGGAGGTTCTGGAGGTAGCGCCGCCCGTCCGCTGCCCAGCGCGAGGCCGAGAGGCAGGGGGCGGAGAGCACCAGGCTCACCACCCCGGCCGGGCGGCGCGTGAGCATGTATTCGACGGCAAGCATCGTCCCCCAGGACTGGCCGAGAATGTGGAGGCGATCGAGCCCGAGCGCCTCCCTGACGGCGACGAGTTCGTCGACGGAGCGCTCCAGCGTCCAGAGCGAGGGGTCGTCGGGCCGGTCGGAGTCGCCGCAGCCGAGCTGGTCGTAGAAGATCACCGGCCGCCCGCCCTCGAGGGCGGAGAGGGGTTCGAGGTAATCCCACGTGCACCCCGGGCCGCCGTGGAGGACGAGGAGGGGGATGCCGTTCTGGTCGGCATCGGCGATGCGGTACCTGACCCGCCCGCCAGGCACCGGTGCAAAACCCTCTGAAGGGATATCCATACCTTCCTTCTTGACGTTCACCGGCATGAACCTGTTGCCCGCACCGCGTCGGAAAAGAACTCCTCGATTGGGACCGACCGCTCCCGGTAATGCCTGAAGAGCCGTTCGCCCCAGGCGACCGCCTCGGGAGTGAAACAGAGGAGGTCGTGGATCCGATCGTAGGTTTTGCCGTCCCTGAGAAACAGTCCCAGGGAAAGGGCTTTGTCGGTGACGGTGAGCCCGACCTTCACCGGTATGGTGCAGACGTAGAACCTGAGGTTCGGGAAGTCGGCCGGGTTTCGTCCTTTCCTGACAATCTCTTCGTTCCAGAGTGTTTCCGCAAGGTCAGGCGTGATCACCAGTTCGATCTCTGCCCCGGCGGTCACGCGCTCCCAGATCGTCTCGGCGATCTGCGGCAGGAACCAGGTCGAGACCCCGTGGAGGCGGTCCGCCTTCCTGATCACGTCGTAGAAATAGGCGAGTCCCTGCTCGAAGTTCACCGGGACGTCGCAGATCAGGTCGGCGCAGATCAGGTCGTCGATGGTGGCGAGGGCGGATTCGGGCATGCCGTCGAGGGAATGGATCTGGAAGAAGGAGTTGAACCGCTCGATCACCTCGAAGGTCCTGATGCACCGTTCGATGGATTCGAGCATCTCCGCGCCCTCTGCGCTCAGGGACGCCGCCCCGTCGGTCACGGCAAAAAAGCCCCGTTCGGCGAGCCATGCCCTCGTTTCGTCTCTGCCCGATCCCGGATCCCTGAGCGCATGGATCGAGTCCGGGCGCGTGATCCCGATCAGGTCGTCCTGCACCTCCTCGAAGAGTGCGGGCATGGGCTGGAGGCCGTGCGCTCCCCTGCCGCAGCGTGTTCGGTGCAGGGTCCCGCAGAGGTTCCGGAGCCGCAGGGCGAGCAGTGCGCCGTTGTTGGTGAGGGTATAGCCGTTCTCGTCCTGATCCACGATCCAGCGGTAGCGCAGCTGCCTGAGCGCTTCCTCTGCGCCGCACCCGCCGCATCCGGGGATCAGGGAGAGTTTGCCTGCACTCTGCCGTCCTTCGCCGAGTGCAACAAGGAGGCGCAGGATCGTGGGGTGGCAGTAGAGCCTGATCAGATCGCTCTGTGCGCGGGCACTCTCCCATGAACTCTCTGGCTGCACGATCTGTCTCTCCTGTGAGAATGGGGCGGGGTGGGTATTGAGTCCTCCTGTTCTTCGCCTACTCGAGGGCCGCCTTCACGTACGGCCGCGGCGAGAGCACGCAGCCGCAGAAGGCTTCCCGTTCCCCGACAGCGACGATCTGCGCCCTGACCGGGGTGTCGGCGAGGCTGCGCTCGAACCCGGGCTCGATGCTCTCCATGAAGGCGAAGAAGCGGCGGAGCTCGATGAACGGACGGTCGGGCTCGGGGACGAACTCGAAATTCGCGAGGTCCCGCTCGATGGTGGAGGCGGCGGCCACCTCTTCGTCGAAGTAGATCCAGACCTCGACGTCGCCGCGCTCGCCGATCTCTTTGAGGGCGAGCAGGTCGACCGTCTCTCCGGCCCTGATCCCGAGGGCGGCGAAGCGCTCCTCCGTGTTCTCGCCGGGCACCTGCTGGAAGGGGGTGAATGTGTCCATGTTCTTACCTCATGCCGTGGCGACGGCCACGCACTCCTCCATCGTCCCGATCCGCGCCACGGCCCCGCACATCGTGGGGACGTAGGCGAGGGCCTTGCCCGAGTTCACCATGATCGCATCGAAGCGGTCGAGGGCCGGCGAGACGACGACGCAGGTGTCGGCGTAGACCCGCGCCCCGCTCCGCTCGATCCGCTCGACGGCGGCGCGGTTCCCGGCGATCACGCCGCGGGCGGCGAAGACGAAGAAGGGTTTTTTCACCTTTTTTCCCTCGAGAAGACCTGCGAGCGTCTCCATCTCCGCCGGGGAGAGGTGGGGGCAGCCGACGGCGATCGCGTCCACCTCGATCGAGGAGAAGACCTCCCTGACCTCGGCCATCCTGATCTCGACCGTCTCCGGGACTTCGGCCTTGAAGGTCGGGAGGCGGGATTCGGGGGTGATCCCGGCCACGTGGTAGAGGGCCACGGCCCCGGTCGCCGCCATCGCCGCCCCGAGGGCCTTGAGGTGGTCGCGGTTCGGCCTGATCCCGGAGAAGAGGGGGATGCGGTTGCCGACGATCTTCCCGGCCACGTAGCCGAGCGCCCCGTAATCGGCGGCGTCCTTTATGGCGGCCGGGTCGTCGACGGCGATCCCGATCGAGGGCTGGCGGTTCTTGAAGATGTGCAGCCCGTAATACGGCGTCCTGCCGACGATCGCCGCTGCAAGGGCACCGGGCCCTCCCTCGCGGTTCGTCCTCGCCCCGATGACCGAGTTCGCATAGGCGACCGCCGAGGACTCGGCCCAGGCGAGGTGCTCGCCGTAGTGCGTGTTCGAGAGGTAATAGGGGGTGCAGGTGCATTCGAGCCTGATCCCGAGGCGCTCGTAGGCGTCGATCACCGCCTCCTGCTTCCCGGCGAACTCCTCGGGCACGCCCATCTCGCGCCAGCGGTCGCGGTCCATGCCGATCGGGTTCAAGACCGTCGGCACGGCCACGCGGGCGTCGAGCCCCTGCAGCCACTCCAGCCCCCAGCGCCCGATCGTCTTGTACGAGGCGCCGCTCACCTGGGCGCTCGCGATTGGGACGAGCCGTTCGGCCCCGAAGACGGTGCCCAGACCGACGAGCAGCTCCATCATCTGCTGGCGGGTCTCCCCGAACTCGCCGTTTAAGATCTGCTGTTCTTCAGACTCAAGAAACATCAGGCATCCCACCTGGCCCGCACGAACTTCTCTTCCTCGCCGAGCACCATCGTGGCATCGACCCCGATCTTCACGTTCGTCCCGTCCCCCTCGCGGCAGGGGTCCAGGGACGAGCCGCGCACCCCGGCGATCACCATCAGGTCGCGGTCTCCCCGCACCCGTGTTGCGATCGCATACTCCACGTCGCCCATGTCGAAGGGGTTGATGTCCTCGTCCACGACGACGACGTGCTTGAGGGAGGTATGGGCGGCAAACGCTGCCATGATGGCGTTTTTGCCGTCCCCTTGAGTGTTCTTCCTGATCTGGACGACGGCGTGGAGGTAGCCGCAGCCCCCGGTCGTCAACACGACGTTCCGGACGCTCGTCACCCCGGCGACCGCCTTGTAGATCCGCGGCTCGTACGGCACGCCCATCAGGAGTTTGTGCTCGTTGCCGCCCGGGAGGATGGAGTGGTAGATCGGGTCGGGTTTTGTGTGCATCCCGGTGAACTCGATCACCGGCTGGATCCGCTCGAAGTCGTAGGTGCCGGTGATGTCCACGAACGGCCCCTCCTCGGCCCGTTCGGTGCCGATGTAGCCTTCGAGGACGATCTCGGCGTCAGGGACCAGGACCCCGTTTGCGCACTCCCAGACCGGGAGTTCGCCGCCCATCAGTTCGGCGGCGAAGGCGAGTTCCTTCCCCTCGGGGACGCGGGTGCACGAGGCGAAGGTGACGGCCGGGTGCGTCCCGATGACGACGGCGATGGGCAGGCGAACGCCTGCGGCGAGGGCCTCGCGGTGCATCACGTCGGTGTGCCGGCCCTCGACCAGGCGGGCGGCGACACGGTCGTTTCCTACGACCATCATCCGGTGGATGGAGGCGTTCTCCACCTCGCCGGAGCGGGAGAAGACGATTCCTGCCGTGATATAGGGCCCGCCGTCCTTCGGGAAGAAGGTCATGATCGGGATCTCGGAGAGGTCGACCGGGTGCATCTCAAGGGTGCCCATCAGGTTCAGCCGCCCGCTGTACGAGGCATCGGCGAGGCGTTTCACCAGGTCTTTCTCCTCGGCCCCGAGCGCCGCCGCAAGGGCGGGCCTTCCCGCCGTGAGGTTCATTACGGCCGGTTTTCCCCCGCAGTCGCGGAAGAGGAGGATCCGGTCGGTCTTTGCCGCCATCTGCGCCGCTTCAAAGCGGGTGGAGACCGGTTCGACGATCTCGTCGACCAGCCCGCGCTCCCGCATCTCTTCAATGAACCTTCTCATCGTCATCGTATCCGCTCCATCGTTTTCCTATATCGTGTTCGACCCCGAGGTGGTCGAGGATCCGGGCGACGACCATGTCCACCAGGTCGTCGACCGTCTGCGGCCGCCCGTAGAAGGGCGGGCTCGCCACCATCACCGTCGCCCCCGCCTCGTCGGCGGCGAGCATGTTCTTGAGGTGCACCCGCGAGAGGGGCATCTCGCGCAGCACCAGGATGCACCGCCGCCGCTCCTTGAGGCAGACGTCGGCCGCCCTGGCGATGAGGGTGTCCGAGAGCCCGGTCGAGATCGAGGCGAGGCTCTTCATCGAGCACGGGACGACGGCCATCCCGTCGTACCTGAACGACCCGCTGGCGATCTCGGCGGCGAGGTTGCGGTTGTCCTCCTCGATCACCGGAAAGCCTGCGAGGCTCACGCCTTCGAAGGCGGCGATCTCCCGTGCGATATCAGAGACGACCAGGTGCACCCGCGCCTGTGCGCTGAGCACCTCGACGAGACGGCGGGCGTAGACGATCCCGCTTGCGCCCGTCACCCCGATGACATATTCTTTCCCCATGTTCTCCCTCATATTGGCAGCCTGTACTGCTGCGTCGGTTTTTTGATGTGCAATATCTCGATCGCCGCTCGTTCGACCTCGCCCCGCTGGT from Methanofollis liminatans DSM 4140 encodes:
- a CDS encoding UbiD family decarboxylase, with the translated sequence MRRFIEEMRERGLVDEIVEPVSTRFEAAQMAAKTDRILLFRDCGGKPAVMNLTAGRPALAAALGAEEKDLVKRLADASYSGRLNLMGTLEMHPVDLSEIPIMTFFPKDGGPYITAGIVFSRSGEVENASIHRMMVVGNDRVAARLVEGRHTDVMHREALAAGVRLPIAVVIGTHPAVTFASCTRVPEGKELAFAAELMGGELPVWECANGVLVPDAEIVLEGYIGTERAEEGPFVDITGTYDFERIQPVIEFTGMHTKPDPIYHSILPGGNEHKLLMGVPYEPRIYKAVAGVTSVRNVVLTTGGCGYLHAVVQIRKNTQGDGKNAIMAAFAAHTSLKHVVVVDEDINPFDMGDVEYAIATRVRGDRDLMVIAGVRGSSLDPCREGDGTNVKIGVDATMVLGEEEKFVRARWDA
- a CDS encoding UbiX family flavin prenyltransferase; this encodes MGKEYVIGVTGASGIVYARRLVEVLSAQARVHLVVSDIAREIAAFEGVSLAGFPVIEEDNRNLAAEIASGSFRYDGMAVVPCSMKSLASISTGLSDTLIARAADVCLKERRRCILVLREMPLSRVHLKNMLAADEAGATVMVASPPFYGRPQTVDDLVDMVVARILDHLGVEHDIGKRWSGYDDDEKVH
- a CDS encoding helix-turn-helix transcriptional regulator, which gives rise to MQPESSWESARAQSDLIRLYCHPTILRLLVALGEGRQSAGKLSLIPGCGGCGAEEALRQLRYRWIVDQDENGYTLTNNGALLALRLRNLCGTLHRTRCGRGAHGLQPMPALFEEVQDDLIGITRPDSIHALRDPGSGRDETRAWLAERGFFAVTDGAASLSAEGAEMLESIERCIRTFEVIERFNSFFQIHSLDGMPESALATIDDLICADLICDVPVNFEQGLAYFYDVIRKADRLHGVSTWFLPQIAETIWERVTAGAEIELVITPDLAETLWNEEIVRKGRNPADFPNLRFYVCTIPVKVGLTVTDKALSLGLFLRDGKTYDRIHDLLCFTPEAVAWGERLFRHYRERSVPIEEFFSDAVRATGSCR
- a CDS encoding elongation factor EF-2; this translates as MTRRKKMVERVTELMDKPQRIRNIGIVAHIDHGKTTLSDNLLAGAGMISEELAGHQLFMDSDAEEQARGITIDASNVSMVHEYGGEEYLINMIDTPGHVDFGGDVTRAMRAVDGAVVVVDAVEGTMPQTETVLRQALKEGVKPVLFINKVDRLINEIKVDSTEMQIRLGRVIDKVNKLIKGMNEKMYNDGWKLDAAKGTVAFGSALYNWAVSVPYMKKSGVNFQEVYDRCRAGEMKALAKSSPLAEVLLDMVVKHLPDPIDAQDRRVHIIWHGDYESEVGKSMINCDPNGPIAMMVTDISFDPHAGEVATGRLFSGTLRRGGEVYISGTAGKSNRLQQVGIFMGPERIEVESLCAGNIAAVTGLRDAIVGSTVTSLMEMTPFESLQHYSEPVMTVAVEAKNMKDLPKLVTVLRQVAKEDPTVRVTINEETGEHLISGMGELHLEIITGRIKRDKGVEILTSPPIVVYRETPTQKAGPVEGKSPNRHNRFYIELEPMPEELVKMIKDGDITMNMSELERRDALLKGGLEKDEAKNLKAIEATNMFFDMTKGIQYLNETMELVLEGWREALAGGPLAEEQVQNLKIRLVDVKLHEDAIHRGPAQVIPAVRSAVKAGILMAGDSLLEPMQKIQITVPMDQMGAATGQIQGRRGQVFDMQSMGDSITVTGKAPVAELFGFAGDLRSATEGRAMWSTEFAGFEVVPQGLLPEVVKAIRKRKGLKEQIPRPDDYLA
- a CDS encoding aconitase X, whose protein sequence is MFLESEEQQILNGEFGETRQQMMELLVGLGTVFGAERLVPIASAQVSGASYKTIGRWGLEWLQGLDARVAVPTVLNPIGMDRDRWREMGVPEEFAGKQEAVIDAYERLGIRLECTCTPYYLSNTHYGEHLAWAESSAVAYANSVIGARTNREGGPGALAAAIVGRTPYYGLHIFKNRQPSIGIAVDDPAAIKDAADYGALGYVAGKIVGNRIPLFSGIRPNRDHLKALGAAMAATGAVALYHVAGITPESRLPTFKAEVPETVEIRMAEVREVFSSIEVDAIAVGCPHLSPAEMETLAGLLEGKKVKKPFFVFAARGVIAGNRAAVERIERSGARVYADTCVVVSPALDRFDAIMVNSGKALAYVPTMCGAVARIGTMEECVAVATA
- a CDS encoding proline iminopeptidase-family hydrolase → MPVNVKKEGMDIPSEGFAPVPGGRVRYRIADADQNGIPLLVLHGGPGCTWDYLEPLSALEGGRPVIFYDQLGCGDSDRPDDPSLWTLERSVDELVAVREALGLDRLHILGQSWGTMLAVEYMLTRRPAGVVSLVLSAPCLSASRWAADGRRYLQNLPEEHRQAVLRAEETGVYDDPAYGEAMMAYYRRHLCRLDPWPACLTRSFERLNTEIYLQMWGPSEFTITGSLRDFERAERLHEIGVPALFTCGEFDEATPATTAYYHRMMPGSEIAVFEGASHEHHLEDTADYLRLVREFLAGAETAERLRV
- a CDS encoding helix-turn-helix transcriptional regulator, which produces MYAHERSDCRIDPGQIGLYTTPATVRILVALVRGAQPPAHLAVITGCRRGETEPILRDLRQRGIVVHEWGRYRLTRSGELLAGRLLACASRLFQTLYGRSGSSLPPMPLVAEGVLDDIGRLTLPAYIEAFECPERADPEILAWMRSNGHISETDGAFSLTGKGRAYLTFLDRCSRTIATIDRFNEFFESHATSGVPEIAIKEIGDLINAGLVVDQPVSAEQGFAYYLEIIREAGWLHGVSNYSLPQIAAAIWERAVAGAEIELVITPELAGALWEEEIVKKGRDPAAFPTFRLYVSTVPVTVGLTVTDSALSFGLCNPDGTYDTVHDLVGRTEGAVRWGERLFRHYKEQAVPIEEYVATLR